In a single window of the Acipenser ruthenus chromosome 20, fAciRut3.2 maternal haplotype, whole genome shotgun sequence genome:
- the LOC131698842 gene encoding uncharacterized protein LOC131698842: MSAKNLGVTLDPCLSYSQHISTLARTCQFFLSNIRRIRPFLTNYATQLLVQALVLSRLDYCNSLLAGLPASATRPLQLIQNSAARLVFSLPRFAHATPLLRSLHWLPITARIQFKTLVLAYRCLDQTAPSYLQTLISPNTPTRPLRSACTRRLALPPLRSPASRARSFSTLVPQWWNDLPTDVRTAQSLTTFRRLLKTHLFKQHL; the protein is encoded by the coding sequence ctaagaaccttggagtcaccctggacccctgcctctcttattcccagcacatctccactctggcacgcacttgccaattcttcctgagcaacatccgaagaatccgacccttcctcaccaactatgctacccagctcctggtccaggccctggtactctcccgcctagactactgcaactccctcctggctggcctccctgcgtccgccacccgtccgctccagctcatccagaactctgctgcccgcctggtgttctctctgcctcgcttcgcccacgctactccactactccgctcgctccactggctcccgatcaccgctcgcatccagttcaagactcttgtactagcctacagatgtcttgaccagactgcacccagctacctccagaccctcatctctcccaacacccccactcgacctctccgctccgcctgcactagaagactggctctacctccgctacgctcccctgcctccagagcccgctccttctccacccttgttccgcagtggtggaatgaccttcctacagatgtcaggactgcccagtccctgaccacattccggcgcctccttaagactcacctcttcaaacagcacctgtag
- the LOC117425844 gene encoding zinc finger and BTB domain-containing protein 17-like isoform X1: MEFHRHSQYILEQFNQQREMGLLCDCTFMVDGVVFKAHKAVLAACSQYFRMLFMEHKEVVDLDISSSEGLGIVLDFMYTGRLNLTSETVDSVLAVAGFLQMQAVTVSCRVFKSPQKTGADSVHTGAQNTNRIKSQAKKTNAPMRAGKVLTWEVQPLSAGETPESVGTGTGPTGRLTLRLKQEEGQSTEEPAGMEVELEDSESEKTEDEESEIQVEIKDEDEEAIVYVDDVSDVDYTPGNSSFKGKSAEGDFQSTALQGTQMSSSKAMYGQRFRNKPKHEPHKLTDAERMRLYRQRIKSDPVKYEAYRRYNIMRSRKKRETMTEEQKERYNTLQKESHVKRRAQRARPTPTTPLCRTPLTAEQIAKLQELWHAHREEEQERNGNRGRNKR, translated from the exons ATGGAGTTCCACCGACACAGCCAGTATATCCTAGAGCAGTTCAACCAGCAGCGAGAGATGGGGCTGCTGTGTGACTGCACCTTCATGGTGGACGGAGTGGTTTTCAAGGCGCACAAGGCGGTGCTGGCGGCCTGCAGCCAGTACTTCAGGATGCTGTTtatggagcacaaggaagtgGTGGACCTGGACATCAGCAGCTCAGAAG gTCTTGGCATAGTGCTGGACTTCATGTACACTGGCAGATTGAACCTAACCAGTGAAACAGTGGACAGCGTGCTTGCAGTCGCTGGTTTCTTACAGATGCAGGCCGTCACAGTCAGCTGCAGGGTTTTCaaatccccccaaaaaacaggAGCAGACAGTGTGCATACTG GTGCTCAGAACACAAACAGGATCAAGTCTCAAGCCAAAAAAACGAATGCTCCAATGCGAGCGGGTAAGGTCTTGACATGGGAAGTGCAGCCGCTGTCCGCAGGAGAGACACCAGAGAGTGTGGGGACAGGGACAGGTCCAACTGGAAGATTAACATTGCGGCTCAAACAGGAAGAAGGACAGTCCACGGAGGAGCCAGCAGGCATGGAGGTGGAGCTGGAGGACTCTGAGAGCGAGAAGACGGAAGACGAGGAGTCGGAGATTCAAGTTGAGATTAAGGACGAAGACGAAGAGGCGATTGTATATGTGGATGATGTAAGCGATGTTGATTACACACCAG GGAATTCCAGCTTTAAAGGGAAGTCAGCTGAAGGAGATTTTCAGTCTACGGCTCTGCAAGGAACACAAATGTCCAGTTCCAAAGCGATGTACGGTCAGCGTTTCAGAAATAAACCCAAACACGAGCCACATAAACTCACGGATGCTGAAAGGATGAGACTGTACAGACAGCGCATCAAAAGCGACCCTGTAAAGTATGAGGCTTATCGTCGGTATAACATAATGCGATCCAGAAAAAAACGGGAGACAATGACCGAAGAGCAGAAGGAGAGGTATAACACACTGCAGAAAGAGAGTCACGTGAAGAGAAGAGCGCAAAGAGCCAGACCTACACCCACCACACCGTTGTGCAGAACTCCTTTAACTGCTGAACAGATTGCAAAGTTGCAAGAGCTGTGGCACGCCCACAGAGAAGAGGAACAGGAGAGAAATGGGAACCGGGGAAGAAACAAGAGATAG
- the LOC117425844 gene encoding zinc finger and BTB domain-containing protein 17-like isoform X3 produces MEFHRHSQYILEQFNQQREMGLLCDCTFMVDGVVFKAHKAVLAACSQYFRMLFMEHKEVVDLDISSSEGLGIVLDFMYTGRLNLTSETVDSVLAVAGFLQMQAVTVSCRVFKSPQKTGADSVHTGAQNTNRIKSQAKKTNAPMRAGKVLTWEVQPLSAGETPESVGTGTGPTGRLTLRLKQEEGQSTEEPAGMEVELEDSESEKTEDEESEIQVEIKDEDEEAIVYVDDVSDVDYTPGNSVNDAVSKSYEVRWQGGTKSRRRDSPAGDDGNQTNRKEVDISSDPTDQVTANRRAHKRRQQWNHSKRSKHRKSGTVAHTCELSLMEQKQSSFISGGCEDPSVNGTVPHTSGQEEKKVSEEVRQKLQS; encoded by the exons ATGGAGTTCCACCGACACAGCCAGTATATCCTAGAGCAGTTCAACCAGCAGCGAGAGATGGGGCTGCTGTGTGACTGCACCTTCATGGTGGACGGAGTGGTTTTCAAGGCGCACAAGGCGGTGCTGGCGGCCTGCAGCCAGTACTTCAGGATGCTGTTtatggagcacaaggaagtgGTGGACCTGGACATCAGCAGCTCAGAAG gTCTTGGCATAGTGCTGGACTTCATGTACACTGGCAGATTGAACCTAACCAGTGAAACAGTGGACAGCGTGCTTGCAGTCGCTGGTTTCTTACAGATGCAGGCCGTCACAGTCAGCTGCAGGGTTTTCaaatccccccaaaaaacaggAGCAGACAGTGTGCATACTG GTGCTCAGAACACAAACAGGATCAAGTCTCAAGCCAAAAAAACGAATGCTCCAATGCGAGCGGGTAAGGTCTTGACATGGGAAGTGCAGCCGCTGTCCGCAGGAGAGACACCAGAGAGTGTGGGGACAGGGACAGGTCCAACTGGAAGATTAACATTGCGGCTCAAACAGGAAGAAGGACAGTCCACGGAGGAGCCAGCAGGCATGGAGGTGGAGCTGGAGGACTCTGAGAGCGAGAAGACGGAAGACGAGGAGTCGGAGATTCAAGTTGAGATTAAGGACGAAGACGAAGAGGCGATTGTATATGTGGATGATGTAAGCGATGTTGATTACACACCAG GTAACTCGGTGAATGATGCTGTCTCTAAGTCTTATGAGGTGCGGTGGCAGGGTGGCACAAAGTCCCGCAGGAGAGACAGCCCTGCAGGAGATGACGGGAACCAGACAAATAGAAAAG AGGTGGATATAAGCTCAGATCCCACGGACCAGGTTACAGCAAACAGGAGAGCCCACAAACGAAGGCAGCAGTGGAACCACAGCAAGCGCAGCAAGCATCGGAAAAGCGGGACTGTCGCGCACACCTGTGAG ttatcaCTAATGGAGCAAAAACAGTCATCATTCATCTCTGGCGGATGTGAGGACCCTTCTGTCAACGGGACAGTGCCCCACACATCTGGACAAGAGGAAAAGAAAGTCTCTGAGGAAGTACGCCAAAAACTTCAGAGTTGA
- the LOC117425844 gene encoding zinc finger and BTB domain-containing protein 17-like isoform X4: MEFHRHSQYILEQFNQQREMGLLCDCTFMVDGVVFKAHKAVLAACSQYFRMLFMEHKEVVDLDISSSEGLGIVLDFMYTGRLNLTSETVDSVLAVAGFLQMQAVTVSCRVFKSPQKTGADSVHTGAQNTNRIKSQAKKTNAPMRAGKVLTWEVQPLSAGETPESVGTGTGPTGRLTLRLKQEEGQSTEEPAGMEVELEDSESEKTEDEESEIQVEIKDEDEEAIVYVDDVSDVDYTPGNSVNDAVSKSYEVRWQGGTKSRRRDSPAGDDGNQTNRKGFVESCPEPSSEGDLQLQIKVENEISAVDCGQQWLNEAQQTKST, encoded by the exons ATGGAGTTCCACCGACACAGCCAGTATATCCTAGAGCAGTTCAACCAGCAGCGAGAGATGGGGCTGCTGTGTGACTGCACCTTCATGGTGGACGGAGTGGTTTTCAAGGCGCACAAGGCGGTGCTGGCGGCCTGCAGCCAGTACTTCAGGATGCTGTTtatggagcacaaggaagtgGTGGACCTGGACATCAGCAGCTCAGAAG gTCTTGGCATAGTGCTGGACTTCATGTACACTGGCAGATTGAACCTAACCAGTGAAACAGTGGACAGCGTGCTTGCAGTCGCTGGTTTCTTACAGATGCAGGCCGTCACAGTCAGCTGCAGGGTTTTCaaatccccccaaaaaacaggAGCAGACAGTGTGCATACTG GTGCTCAGAACACAAACAGGATCAAGTCTCAAGCCAAAAAAACGAATGCTCCAATGCGAGCGGGTAAGGTCTTGACATGGGAAGTGCAGCCGCTGTCCGCAGGAGAGACACCAGAGAGTGTGGGGACAGGGACAGGTCCAACTGGAAGATTAACATTGCGGCTCAAACAGGAAGAAGGACAGTCCACGGAGGAGCCAGCAGGCATGGAGGTGGAGCTGGAGGACTCTGAGAGCGAGAAGACGGAAGACGAGGAGTCGGAGATTCAAGTTGAGATTAAGGACGAAGACGAAGAGGCGATTGTATATGTGGATGATGTAAGCGATGTTGATTACACACCAG GTAACTCGGTGAATGATGCTGTCTCTAAGTCTTATGAGGTGCGGTGGCAGGGTGGCACAAAGTCCCGCAGGAGAGACAGCCCTGCAGGAGATGACGGGAACCAGACAAATAGAAAAG GCTTTGTAGAAAGCTGCCCAGAGCCGTCCAGCGAAGGTGACTTGCAGCTCCAGATAAAAGTAGAAAATGAAATCTCAGCTGTGGACTGTGGTCAGCAGTGGCTGAATGAAGCCCAGCAAACAAAATCCACTTAA
- the LOC117425844 gene encoding zinc finger and BTB domain-containing protein 17-like isoform X2: MEFHRHSQYILEQFNQQREMGLLCDCTFMVDGVVFKAHKAVLAACSQYFRMLFMEHKEVVDLDISSSEGLGIVLDFMYTGRLNLTSETVDSVLAVAGFLQMQAVTVSCRVFKSPQKTGADSVHTGAQNTNRIKSQAKKTNAPMRAGKVLTWEVQPLSAGETPESVGTGTGPTGRLTLRLKQEEGQSTEEPAGMEVELEDSESEKTEDEESEIQVEIKDEDEEAIVYVDDVSDVDYTPGNSSFKGKSAEGDFQSTALQRFRNKPKHEPHKLTDAERMRLYRQRIKSDPVKYEAYRRYNIMRSRKKRETMTEEQKERYNTLQKESHVKRRAQRARPTPTTPLCRTPLTAEQIAKLQELWHAHREEEQERNGNRGRNKR, from the exons ATGGAGTTCCACCGACACAGCCAGTATATCCTAGAGCAGTTCAACCAGCAGCGAGAGATGGGGCTGCTGTGTGACTGCACCTTCATGGTGGACGGAGTGGTTTTCAAGGCGCACAAGGCGGTGCTGGCGGCCTGCAGCCAGTACTTCAGGATGCTGTTtatggagcacaaggaagtgGTGGACCTGGACATCAGCAGCTCAGAAG gTCTTGGCATAGTGCTGGACTTCATGTACACTGGCAGATTGAACCTAACCAGTGAAACAGTGGACAGCGTGCTTGCAGTCGCTGGTTTCTTACAGATGCAGGCCGTCACAGTCAGCTGCAGGGTTTTCaaatccccccaaaaaacaggAGCAGACAGTGTGCATACTG GTGCTCAGAACACAAACAGGATCAAGTCTCAAGCCAAAAAAACGAATGCTCCAATGCGAGCGGGTAAGGTCTTGACATGGGAAGTGCAGCCGCTGTCCGCAGGAGAGACACCAGAGAGTGTGGGGACAGGGACAGGTCCAACTGGAAGATTAACATTGCGGCTCAAACAGGAAGAAGGACAGTCCACGGAGGAGCCAGCAGGCATGGAGGTGGAGCTGGAGGACTCTGAGAGCGAGAAGACGGAAGACGAGGAGTCGGAGATTCAAGTTGAGATTAAGGACGAAGACGAAGAGGCGATTGTATATGTGGATGATGTAAGCGATGTTGATTACACACCAG GGAATTCCAGCTTTAAAGGGAAGTCAGCTGAAGGAGATTTTCAGTCTACGGCTCTG CAGCGTTTCAGAAATAAACCCAAACACGAGCCACATAAACTCACGGATGCTGAAAGGATGAGACTGTACAGACAGCGCATCAAAAGCGACCCTGTAAAGTATGAGGCTTATCGTCGGTATAACATAATGCGATCCAGAAAAAAACGGGAGACAATGACCGAAGAGCAGAAGGAGAGGTATAACACACTGCAGAAAGAGAGTCACGTGAAGAGAAGAGCGCAAAGAGCCAGACCTACACCCACCACACCGTTGTGCAGAACTCCTTTAACTGCTGAACAGATTGCAAAGTTGCAAGAGCTGTGGCACGCCCACAGAGAAGAGGAACAGGAGAGAAATGGGAACCGGGGAAGAAACAAGAGATAG